In the genome of Falsirhodobacter halotolerans, one region contains:
- a CDS encoding ABC transporter substrate-binding protein: protein MKNTARGLLGACCLAALSVPAAAETITVATVNNGDMIRMQRLMSDFNEKHPDIQVEWVTLEENVLRQRVTTDIATRGGQYDVLTIGNYEVPIWAAQDWLLPLENMGDDYDAADFLPPVAAALTVDDKLYAAPFYAEGAMLMYRTDLLEKAGLTMPENPDWDFITEAAEKMTDPSAGIYGICLRGKAGWGENMAFLTAMANSEGARWFDMDWKPQFDSPEWKTTLETYLNLLKNYGPPGASSNGFNENLALFQTGKCGMWMDATVAASFVTNPEESTVADSVGYAPFPVRAGGDNHGNWLWSWNLAIPATSTKQDAAKAFVAWATSKEYSALVAEEDGIANAPPGTRTSLYENPEYTEAAPFAEQTLNAIETADTQSPSDQEVPYTGGQFVSIPEFQAIGTAVGQVFSAAVAGTSDADQALAAAQALTTREMSRAGYPK from the coding sequence ATGAAGAATACAGCGCGCGGGCTTCTCGGAGCCTGCTGTCTTGCGGCGCTTTCGGTGCCGGCAGCCGCCGAAACGATCACCGTCGCCACCGTGAACAACGGCGACATGATCCGGATGCAGCGGCTCATGTCCGATTTCAACGAAAAACATCCCGACATTCAGGTCGAATGGGTCACGCTGGAAGAAAACGTCCTTCGTCAGCGCGTGACGACCGACATCGCCACCCGTGGCGGCCAGTATGACGTGTTGACCATCGGCAACTATGAAGTTCCGATCTGGGCCGCGCAGGACTGGCTTCTGCCGCTGGAGAATATGGGCGACGATTACGACGCCGCCGACTTCCTGCCGCCGGTGGCCGCGGCCCTGACGGTTGATGACAAACTGTATGCGGCCCCCTTCTATGCCGAAGGCGCGATGCTGATGTATCGCACCGATCTGCTGGAAAAGGCCGGTCTGACCATGCCGGAAAATCCCGATTGGGATTTCATCACCGAAGCGGCGGAAAAGATGACCGACCCGTCGGCGGGCATCTATGGCATCTGTCTGCGCGGCAAGGCCGGCTGGGGTGAGAACATGGCCTTCCTGACGGCCATGGCGAACTCCGAAGGGGCGCGCTGGTTCGACATGGACTGGAAGCCGCAGTTCGACAGCCCGGAGTGGAAGACCACGCTGGAAACCTATCTGAACCTGCTGAAGAACTACGGCCCGCCCGGCGCGTCGTCGAACGGGTTCAACGAAAACCTTGCGCTGTTCCAGACGGGCAAGTGCGGCATGTGGATGGACGCGACCGTCGCGGCCTCCTTCGTGACCAACCCCGAGGAATCGACCGTGGCCGACAGCGTAGGCTATGCCCCGTTCCCGGTGCGCGCGGGCGGCGACAATCACGGCAACTGGCTGTGGTCGTGGAACCTGGCGATCCCCGCCACCTCCACCAAGCAGGACGCGGCCAAGGCGTTCGTCGCATGGGCCACGTCCAAGGAGTATTCGGCTCTGGTCGCGGAAGAGGACGGGATCGCCAACGCCCCTCCCGGCACGCGCACCTCGCTTTATGAGAACCCCGAATACACCGAAGCGGCCCCCTTCGCCGAGCAGACGCTGAACGCCATCGAGACGGCGGACACGCAAAGCCCGTCGGATCAGGAAGTTCCCTATACCGGCGGTCAGTTCGTCTCGATCCCGGAATTCCAGGCCATCGGCACCGCCGTGGGTCAGGTCTTCTCGGCCGCCGTCGCGGGCACCTCGGATGCGGATCAGGCGCTGGCGGCAGCCCAGGCCCTGACCACGCGTGAAATGTCGCGCGCGGGCTATCCCAAGTAA
- a CDS encoding carbohydrate ABC transporter permease: protein MATQASRAAGRLMLSPAVVLLLLWMIVPLGMTIYFSFLRYNLLIPGGETFAGFENYSYFFTDPNFWPALTNTLLLVGGVLLITTVGGILLALLLDQPMWGQGIVRILVIAPFFVMPTVSALVWKNMFMNPVNGLFGWLANVFGVPPFDFLSQAPLFSIILIVAWQWLPFATLILLTALQSLDSEQIEAAEMDGAGPFSRFFYIMLPHLARAATVVILIQTIFLLSVFAEILVTTNGGPGNASTNLTYLVYSQSLLQYDVGLGSAGGIVAVILANIVAIFLMRMIGKNLET from the coding sequence ATGGCCACGCAAGCCTCACGCGCTGCCGGACGTCTGATGCTCTCTCCCGCCGTCGTCCTGCTTCTGCTCTGGATGATCGTGCCTCTGGGGATGACCATCTATTTCTCGTTCCTGCGCTACAACCTGCTGATCCCGGGGGGCGAGACCTTCGCCGGGTTCGAGAACTACAGCTATTTCTTCACCGATCCGAACTTCTGGCCCGCGCTGACCAACACGCTGCTGCTGGTGGGGGGCGTCCTGCTGATCACCACGGTGGGCGGCATCCTTCTTGCCTTGCTGCTGGATCAGCCGATGTGGGGTCAGGGGATCGTGCGCATTCTGGTGATCGCGCCCTTCTTCGTCATGCCGACCGTGTCGGCGCTGGTGTGGAAGAACATGTTCATGAACCCCGTGAACGGGCTGTTCGGCTGGCTTGCGAACGTGTTCGGCGTGCCGCCCTTTGACTTCCTGAGCCAGGCGCCCCTGTTCTCGATCATCCTGATCGTGGCATGGCAATGGCTGCCCTTCGCCACGCTGATCCTGCTGACCGCGCTGCAATCGCTGGACAGCGAGCAGATCGAGGCGGCGGAGATGGACGGGGCCGGCCCCTTCTCGCGGTTCTTCTACATCATGCTGCCGCATCTGGCGCGCGCCGCCACCGTGGTCATCCTGATCCAGACGATCTTCCTGCTGTCGGTCTTTGCCGAAATTCTGGTGACGACGAATGGCGGTCCGGGCAACGCCTCGACCAACCTGACCTATCTCGTCTATTCCCAGTCGCTCTTGCAATATGACGTGGGTCTGGGATCCGCCGGCGGCATCGTGGCTGTCATCCTTGCCAACATCGTCGCGATCTTCCTGATGCGGATGATCGGCAAGAACCTGGAGACGTGA
- a CDS encoding carbohydrate ABC transporter permease produces MARATTPQRKAVVTVIAWLIALIIFFPILWTILTSFKSEADAIAIPPKFFNFDWTLVNYETVQSRSNYFRHFWNSVVISLGSTLLALIIAIPAAWSMAFVPGRWTKDILMWMLSTKMLPAVGVLIPIYLLFRDWGLLDTRMGLIIVLTMINLPIVIWMLFTYFKEIPGEILEASRMDGASLGKEIIYVLTPMAVPGIASTLLLNIILAWNEAFWTLNLTAANSAPLSAFIASYSSPEGLFYAKLSAASTMAIAPILILGWFSQKQLVRGLTFGAVK; encoded by the coding sequence ATGGCACGCGCAACAACCCCGCAACGCAAGGCGGTCGTCACCGTCATCGCCTGGCTGATCGCGCTGATCATCTTCTTCCCGATCCTGTGGACGATCCTGACCAGCTTCAAATCCGAAGCCGACGCCATCGCCATCCCGCCGAAGTTCTTCAACTTCGACTGGACGCTGGTGAACTATGAAACGGTTCAAAGCCGCTCGAACTATTTCCGCCACTTCTGGAACTCGGTGGTCATCTCGCTCGGCTCCACGCTTCTGGCGCTGATCATCGCGATCCCGGCGGCGTGGTCGATGGCCTTCGTGCCGGGCCGGTGGACGAAGGACATCCTGATGTGGATGCTTTCGACCAAGATGCTTCCGGCGGTCGGCGTTCTGATCCCCATCTATCTTCTGTTCCGCGATTGGGGCCTTCTGGACACCCGTATGGGCCTGATCATCGTCCTGACGATGATCAACCTTCCGATCGTGATCTGGATGCTGTTCACCTATTTCAAGGAAATCCCCGGTGAGATCCTTGAAGCGTCCCGCATGGATGGCGCGTCGCTGGGCAAGGAGATCATCTATGTCCTGACGCCGATGGCGGTGCCGGGCATCGCCTCCACGCTTCTTCTGAACATCATCCTCGCCTGGAACGAGGCGTTCTGGACGCTGAACCTGACGGCGGCCAATTCCGCGCCGCTGTCGGCCTTCATCGCCAGCTACTCCTCGCCCGAAGGGCTGTTCTACGCGAAACTTTCCGCCGCCTCGACCATGGCCATCGCACCGATCCTGATCCTTGGCTGGTTCAGCCAGAAACAGCTTGTGCGCGGCCTGACCTTCGGCGCAGTGAAATAA
- a CDS encoding ABC transporter ATP-binding protein: MGQIELSGVTKKFGETEVIPPLDLKIEDGEFVVFVGPSGCGKSTLLRLIAGLEDVSGGKIVIDGRDATAERPSQRGLAMVFQSYALYPHMSVKKNIAFPLKMAKMPQKEIDAKVDSAAKVLNLTNYLDRRPGQLSGGQRQRVAIGRAIVRSPKAFLFDEPLSNLDAALRVNMRLEISELHNELKTTMIYVTHDQVEAMTMADKIVVLQAGVIEQVGTPLDLYNNPRNRFVAGFIGSPKMNFLKGREAEAVGAAEVGIRPEHIAVGPTGDWPGRVTVSEHLGSDTYLHVETDDGLINVRATGDVDAHHGDTVWLTPDRSRMHRFAADGRTL, from the coding sequence ATGGGCCAGATCGAACTGTCGGGCGTTACGAAAAAATTCGGCGAGACGGAGGTGATCCCTCCCCTCGACCTGAAAATCGAAGACGGCGAATTCGTGGTGTTCGTCGGGCCTTCGGGCTGCGGCAAATCCACCCTTCTGCGTCTGATCGCGGGGCTGGAGGATGTGTCGGGTGGCAAGATCGTCATCGACGGGCGCGATGCCACGGCGGAACGTCCGTCGCAGCGCGGGCTGGCGATGGTGTTCCAAAGCTATGCGCTCTATCCCCATATGTCGGTGAAAAAGAACATCGCCTTCCCACTGAAGATGGCGAAGATGCCGCAGAAGGAGATCGACGCGAAGGTCGACAGCGCGGCGAAGGTTCTGAACCTGACCAACTATCTCGACCGACGTCCGGGTCAGCTTTCGGGCGGTCAACGGCAGCGGGTCGCGATCGGCCGCGCCATCGTGCGCAGCCCCAAGGCGTTCCTGTTCGACGAACCGCTCTCGAACCTCGATGCCGCCCTGCGCGTGAACATGCGGTTGGAAATCTCCGAGCTGCACAACGAACTGAAGACGACCATGATCTACGTCACCCACGACCAGGTGGAAGCGATGACCATGGCCGACAAGATCGTGGTGCTTCAGGCCGGGGTGATCGAACAGGTGGGCACTCCGCTCGATCTCTACAACAACCCCCGCAACCGGTTCGTCGCCGGGTTCATCGGCAGCCCCAAGATGAACTTCCTGAAAGGGCGCGAGGCCGAGGCCGTGGGCGCCGCCGAGGTGGGCATCCGCCCCGAGCATATCGCCGTCGGCCCCACCGGTGACTGGCCGGGCCGCGTCACGGTCAGCGAGCATCTGGGATCGGACACCTATCTTCATGTCGAAACCGATGACGGCCTGATCAACGTCCGCGCGACCGGCGATGTCGACGCGCATCACGGCGACACCGTCTGGCTGACGCCCGACCGCAGCCGCATGCACCGCTTTGCCGCCGACGGTCGCACCCTGTGA
- a CDS encoding mannitol dehydrogenase family protein: protein MKLNNATLASLPVGVTAPAYDRATLTPGIVHIGCGNFHRAHMAVYLDDLFAMGGDRDWSILGAGVRAADDKMRTLLEGQDYLSTVTELDPTRTSTRVIGAMTGFVPVDPTNAPLIAAMSDPAIRIVSLTVTEGGYFIDPKTGTFSPDHPSIQHDAAHPDTPETAFGAIIAALKARRAAGVPAFTVMCCDNVPHNGHVTRDAVTGLCRLFDADLADWIAANVAFPNAMVDRITPATGPRELQMVRDKGVEDDAPVTCESFRQWVVEDNFPTGRPALEKVGVTFTDAVDAYETMKIRILNGGHAIIAYPGGLKGIHFVHEAMEDAQIRAFLDKVETDEILHIVPPVPDTDLVAYKSLILDRCSNPAVADTVRRLCLDGSNRQPKFIVPSIRDLRAKGSDATGLILLSALWCRYCFGEDERGDVIEPNDPNWAHLTWVSGKARENPAEWLAMREVYGDLGDDPVVAARFDELLRAVWAEGSAAVIARYLDGTL, encoded by the coding sequence ATGAAATTGAACAACGCGACCCTCGCCTCCCTCCCCGTGGGCGTGACCGCTCCGGCCTATGACCGTGCGACGCTGACGCCGGGCATCGTGCATATCGGCTGCGGAAACTTTCACCGCGCGCATATGGCGGTCTATCTCGACGATCTGTTCGCCATGGGCGGCGACCGGGATTGGTCCATTCTGGGCGCCGGCGTCCGTGCCGCGGATGACAAGATGCGCACTTTGCTGGAGGGGCAGGATTATCTGTCGACGGTGACGGAACTCGACCCGACCCGCACGTCCACCCGCGTGATCGGGGCCATGACGGGCTTTGTGCCGGTGGATCCGACGAACGCGCCCCTGATCGCCGCGATGAGCGATCCGGCCATCCGCATCGTGTCCCTGACCGTGACCGAGGGCGGGTATTTCATCGACCCGAAAACGGGCACGTTCAGCCCCGATCATCCGTCGATCCAGCACGACGCCGCCCACCCCGACACGCCGGAAACCGCGTTCGGCGCGATCATCGCGGCGTTGAAGGCGCGGCGCGCGGCCGGCGTTCCGGCCTTTACCGTGATGTGCTGCGACAACGTCCCGCATAACGGCCATGTCACGCGCGATGCGGTCACCGGCCTGTGCCGCCTGTTCGACGCCGATCTGGCGGACTGGATCGCGGCGAACGTCGCGTTCCCGAACGCGATGGTCGATCGGATCACCCCCGCCACCGGCCCGCGCGAATTGCAGATGGTGCGCGACAAGGGCGTGGAGGATGACGCCCCGGTCACCTGCGAGTCTTTCCGTCAATGGGTGGTGGAGGACAATTTCCCCACCGGCCGCCCCGCGCTGGAAAAGGTGGGCGTGACCTTCACCGACGCGGTAGACGCGTATGAGACGATGAAGATTCGCATCCTGAACGGCGGCCACGCGATCATCGCCTATCCCGGCGGCCTGAAGGGCATTCATTTCGTGCATGAGGCGATGGAAGACGCACAAATCCGCGCCTTCCTCGACAAGGTCGAAACGGATGAGATCCTGCACATCGTGCCACCTGTGCCGGACACCGACCTTGTGGCTTACAAAAGCCTGATCCTTGATCGCTGTTCGAACCCCGCCGTGGCCGACACGGTGCGGCGCCTGTGTCTTGACGGGTCCAACCGGCAGCCGAAGTTCATCGTCCCCTCGATCCGGGACCTGCGGGCCAAGGGCAGCGACGCGACGGGGTTGATCCTGCTCTCCGCGCTCTGGTGCCGTTACTGTTTTGGCGAGGATGAGCGGGGCGACGTCATCGAGCCGAACGACCCCAACTGGGCGCATCTGACCTGGGTGTCGGGCAAAGCGCGCGAGAACCCCGCCGAATGGCTGGCCATGCGGGAGGTTTACGGCGATCTGGGCGACGATCCGGTCGTGGCGGCGCGGTTCGACGAACTGCTGCGCGCGGTCTGGGCCGAGGGCAGCGCGGCGGTCATCGCCCGCTATCTGGACGGCACGCTCTGA
- a CDS encoding NAD-dependent epimerase/dehydratase family protein, whose protein sequence is MKVALTGGTGLVGRFLAQGLHKGGHDVTILSRTPPDLPGVRHRHYALGDTPDIAADVLVHAAFHHEPGRYRGGEGTDPDGFRRANVDGSLRLFRHFGGRTIFLSSRAVYGDYPAGTVMSEDLPLRPDTLYGQVKAEVEAEATVSLRATGVYGPGAGHKWEGLFADHLAGRPVVPRAATEVHGADLASAVLALLIRGQGAFNVSDLLLDRRDLLAEVSVITGCVHEPPARADAGRVNVMDCAKLKALGWAPGGWGRLISSLPAMVQSVPSR, encoded by the coding sequence GTGAAGGTCGCGCTGACGGGGGGAACGGGTCTGGTCGGTCGCTTTCTGGCGCAGGGGCTGCACAAGGGCGGCCACGATGTGACCATCCTGTCGCGAACCCCGCCCGATCTTCCAGGCGTCCGACATCGTCATTATGCCTTGGGCGACACGCCCGACATTGCGGCGGATGTGCTGGTCCATGCGGCGTTCCACCATGAGCCGGGCCGGTATCGCGGGGGGGAGGGGACGGATCCCGATGGCTTTCGTCGCGCCAATGTCGATGGCTCGTTGCGCCTGTTTCGGCATTTCGGCGGTCGGACGATCTTTTTGTCCAGCCGCGCGGTCTATGGCGACTATCCCGCCGGAACGGTCATGAGCGAAGACCTGCCGCTGCGCCCCGATACGCTTTACGGCCAGGTGAAGGCCGAGGTGGAGGCCGAGGCCACCGTCAGCCTGCGCGCGACAGGGGTCTACGGTCCCGGGGCGGGCCACAAGTGGGAGGGGCTGTTCGCCGACCATCTGGCGGGCCGCCCCGTCGTTCCACGTGCAGCGACCGAGGTGCATGGTGCGGATCTGGCATCCGCCGTTCTGGCGCTGCTGATCCGTGGGCAGGGGGCGTTCAACGTGTCCGACCTGCTGCTGGACCGGCGCGATCTTCTGGCCGAGGTGTCGGTCATCACCGGATGCGTTCACGAACCGCCCGCACGGGCGGATGCGGGCCGCGTCAACGTCATGGATTGCGCAAAGCTGAAGGCTCTTGGCTGGGCCCCGGGCGGGTGGGGAAGGCTGATCTCCAGCCTCCCCGCCATGGTTCAGAGCGTGCCGTCCAGATAG
- a CDS encoding glycosyltransferase, protein MEGLRPDRPARDARAFVTLVTNADYVLGATALIHSLKATGTTADIVVLHTDADVAPLRTLDVRLVRCDLLPTSDAFNQTHARDALHARAAFTKGGKPPFHTPLDNFAKLRLWQLEYDRVVFLDADTLVLRNIDKLFDYPEFCAAPNVYEGWGDFHRMNSGVFTARPSATTFADMLARLDVPDAFWRRTDQTFLEHYFSDWHGLPVVYNMLQYVWFAQPQLWKWDDIRVLHFQYEKPWQDHDKADRLRPLIDLWTSYARGEVPDLSALPNP, encoded by the coding sequence ATGGAGGGGCTCCGCCCCGACCGGCCCGCGCGGGATGCGCGGGCCTTCGTCACGCTGGTCACCAATGCCGATTATGTGCTGGGGGCGACCGCGTTGATCCATTCGCTGAAGGCGACGGGGACCACGGCGGATATCGTGGTCCTGCACACCGATGCCGATGTGGCGCCGCTGCGGACGCTGGATGTCCGGCTGGTGCGGTGCGATCTTCTGCCCACCTCGGACGCGTTCAACCAGACCCATGCGCGCGACGCGCTTCATGCCCGCGCGGCCTTCACCAAGGGCGGCAAGCCACCCTTCCACACCCCGCTTGATAACTTTGCCAAGCTGCGGCTGTGGCAGCTGGAATACGACCGCGTCGTGTTTCTGGACGCCGACACGCTGGTGCTGCGCAACATCGACAAGCTGTTCGACTATCCCGAGTTCTGCGCCGCGCCGAACGTGTATGAGGGGTGGGGCGATTTCCACCGGATGAATTCCGGCGTCTTCACCGCCCGCCCGTCGGCCACGACCTTTGCCGATATGCTGGCGCGTCTGGACGTGCCCGATGCCTTCTGGCGACGCACCGACCAGACATTTCTGGAGCATTATTTTTCCGACTGGCATGGCCTGCCGGTGGTCTACAACATGCTGCAATATGTCTGGTTCGCCCAGCCACAGCTTTGGAAATGGGATGACATCCGCGTTCTGCATTTCCAATATGAGAAGCCGTGGCAGGACCATGACAAGGCCGATCGTCTGCGCCCTCTGATCGATCTATGGACGTCCTATGCCCGTGGAGAGGTGCCGGACCTGTCGGCCCTGCCCAATCCGTGA
- a CDS encoding NAD-dependent epimerase/dehydratase family protein, translating into MRIAVLGGDGFVGWPTSLHLSDLGHEVHIVDNLSRRWIDTELGVQSLTPMDSIQERCRIWHQETGHRIQFHLLNLATEYDRLKTWLLEVRPDAIIHFAEQRAAPYSMKTDRHKVYTVNNNVSATHNLLAAMVETGIDAHLIHLGTMGVYGYSSVGAPIPEGYLDVEIDTPTGKKGQQILYPTKPGSVYHMTKSLDQILFQFYAQNDGLRITDLHQGIVWGTHTDQTRRHEQLINRFDYDGDYGTVLNRFLIQAAIGYPLTVHGTGGQTRAFIHVQDSVRCIELALGDAPQAGDRVKIFNQMTETHRVRDLADLVAKVTGATVANLPNPRKEAAENDLIVNNEQFMALGLKPITLAEGLLSEVVEVAKKYAHRIDRSRVPAVSAWTKDIAQRVDHDPEGTRLRSVS; encoded by the coding sequence GTGCGTATTGCAGTTCTTGGTGGTGACGGTTTCGTGGGTTGGCCCACCTCGCTGCATCTGTCCGATCTGGGGCATGAGGTGCATATCGTCGACAACCTGTCGCGCCGGTGGATCGACACCGAACTGGGCGTCCAGTCGCTGACCCCGATGGATTCGATCCAGGAACGGTGCCGCATCTGGCATCAGGAAACCGGACACCGCATCCAGTTCCACCTGTTGAACCTTGCGACCGAATACGACCGGCTGAAAACCTGGCTGCTGGAGGTGCGTCCCGACGCGATCATCCATTTCGCCGAACAGCGCGCCGCGCCCTATTCGATGAAGACGGACCGTCACAAGGTCTATACCGTCAACAACAACGTCAGCGCGACGCACAACCTGCTGGCCGCGATGGTTGAGACGGGGATCGACGCGCACCTCATCCATCTGGGGACCATGGGCGTCTACGGCTATTCCTCGGTCGGGGCGCCGATCCCCGAGGGGTATCTGGACGTGGAGATCGACACCCCGACGGGCAAGAAGGGTCAGCAGATCCTCTATCCGACGAAGCCCGGATCGGTCTATCACATGACCAAAAGCCTGGATCAGATTCTATTCCAGTTCTATGCCCAGAACGACGGGCTGCGGATCACCGATCTGCATCAGGGCATCGTCTGGGGCACCCACACGGACCAGACCCGCCGGCACGAGCAACTGATCAACCGGTTCGACTATGACGGCGATTACGGCACGGTGCTGAACCGTTTCCTCATCCAGGCGGCCATCGGCTATCCGCTGACGGTTCATGGCACGGGCGGTCAGACGCGGGCCTTCATCCATGTGCAGGACTCGGTGCGCTGCATCGAACTGGCGCTGGGCGATGCGCCGCAGGCGGGGGATCGGGTGAAGATCTTCAACCAGATGACCGAAACGCACCGTGTGCGCGATCTGGCCGATCTGGTGGCCAAGGTCACGGGGGCGACGGTCGCCAACCTGCCCAACCCGCGGAAAGAGGCCGCGGAAAACGACCTGATCGTCAACAACGAACAGTTCATGGCGCTTGGTCTGAAGCCGATCACGCTGGCCGAAGGGCTGTTGTCCGAGGTGGTTGAGGTGGCGAAGAAATACGCCCACCGCATCGACCGCAGCCGCGTTCCCGCGGTGTCGGCCTGGACCAAGGACATCGCGCAGCGGGTGGATCACGATCCCGAAGGCACGCGCCTGCGCTCGGTTTCCTGA
- a CDS encoding M20 aminoacylase family protein translates to MPIPNSIAAYAPDMKAWRHHLHAHPELSYDCHQTAAFVAARLKDFGVDEVHEGIAQSGIVAIVNGRGEGPTIGLRADMDALPITEATGVAHASTVPGKMHACGHDGHVTMLLGAARYLAETRNFAGRVALIFQPAEEGDGGAKAMIDEGIMDRFAISQVYGIHNWPNAPLNRIMTNPGPIMASVDTATVTLRGRGGHGAMPHTTIDPVAAMVSLVQALQTIVSRNASALDQLVVSVTQIHTGTASNVIPESAWMTATIRAFTPEVRKLAEDRFRAIVAGQAASFGVEFDLDYDLGYPPTVNTPDEAAFAAGVAGELTEVDADVAREMGAEDFSYMLQARPGAYLFLGTGPGAGLHTAQFDFNDDVAPLGAAFFARLVERAQPLAAAAK, encoded by the coding sequence ATGCCCATCCCGAACAGCATTGCCGCCTATGCCCCGGACATGAAGGCGTGGCGCCATCATCTTCATGCGCATCCCGAACTGTCCTATGACTGCCATCAGACGGCCGCCTTCGTTGCCGCGCGCCTGAAGGACTTCGGCGTTGACGAAGTGCATGAGGGCATCGCCCAAAGCGGGATCGTGGCCATCGTGAACGGCCGGGGGGAGGGGCCGACCATCGGCCTTCGTGCCGACATGGACGCCCTGCCGATCACCGAGGCCACCGGGGTTGCCCACGCCTCCACCGTGCCGGGCAAGATGCACGCCTGCGGTCATGACGGGCATGTCACGATGCTTCTGGGGGCGGCGCGCTATCTGGCGGAGACGCGCAACTTCGCCGGACGCGTCGCGCTGATCTTCCAGCCGGCCGAAGAAGGTGACGGCGGCGCGAAGGCGATGATCGACGAAGGGATCATGGACCGTTTCGCGATCTCTCAGGTATACGGCATCCATAACTGGCCGAACGCGCCGTTGAACCGGATCATGACCAATCCCGGCCCGATCATGGCTTCGGTGGATACGGCCACGGTCACCCTGCGCGGGCGTGGTGGTCACGGGGCGATGCCGCACACCACGATTGATCCGGTGGCGGCGATGGTCAGCCTGGTGCAGGCGCTGCAGACGATCGTCAGCCGCAACGCCTCGGCGCTGGATCAGCTTGTGGTGTCGGTCACGCAGATCCACACCGGCACCGCATCGAACGTGATCCCCGAAAGCGCCTGGATGACCGCGACCATCCGCGCCTTCACGCCCGAGGTGCGCAAGCTGGCCGAGGACCGGTTCCGCGCCATCGTCGCAGGCCAAGCCGCATCGTTTGGGGTGGAGTTCGACCTGGACTACGATCTGGGCTATCCCCCCACCGTCAACACCCCGGACGAAGCGGCGTTCGCCGCGGGCGTGGCGGGCGAGTTGACGGAGGTGGACGCCGACGTCGCGCGCGAAATGGGGGCCGAGGATTTCTCCTACATGCTTCAGGCGCGACCGGGGGCGTATCTGTTTCTTGGCACGGGGCCGGGGGCGGGGCTGCACACGGCGCAGTTCGACTTCAACGATGATGTGGCGCCGCTGGGGGCGGCGTTCTTCGCGCGGCTGGTCGAACGGGCGCAGCCTTTGGCCGCGGCGGCGAAATGA
- the mazG gene encoding nucleoside triphosphate pyrophosphohydrolase, which produces MRAETEIRRLLDIMARLRDPVGGCPWDVEQTFDTIAPYTIEEAYEVADAIARHDWGGLPGELGDLLLQTVFHARIAEEQGRFDFADVAAAIGDKMIARHPHVFADAAPRDAEAQRADWDRLKEHERAARDQTGILDDVALALPALTRAVKLQARAARVGFDWPSTDQVLEKMREEMDELDEARARDNHDDMTEEFGDLMFVMANLARHLRIDPEAALRAANEKFIRRFSYIEHTLKANGRRPQDSDLAEMDALWNEAKLQE; this is translated from the coding sequence ATGCGTGCCGAAACCGAAATCCGCCGTCTCCTGGACATCATGGCCCGCCTGCGCGACCCCGTGGGCGGCTGCCCCTGGGATGTGGAACAGACCTTCGACACCATCGCCCCCTATACGATCGAGGAGGCGTATGAGGTGGCGGACGCCATCGCGCGGCACGATTGGGGCGGTTTGCCGGGCGAATTGGGGGATCTTCTGCTTCAGACGGTGTTCCACGCCCGCATCGCGGAGGAACAGGGGCGTTTCGATTTCGCGGATGTGGCGGCGGCCATCGGCGACAAGATGATTGCCCGCCATCCCCATGTCTTTGCCGACGCCGCCCCCCGCGACGCCGAGGCCCAGCGCGCCGATTGGGACAGGCTGAAGGAACACGAGCGCGCCGCGCGCGATCAGACCGGCATCCTGGACGACGTGGCCTTGGCCCTTCCCGCGCTGACCCGCGCGGTGAAACTGCAGGCCCGCGCGGCACGGGTCGGCTTCGACTGGCCCTCCACCGATCAGGTCCTGGAAAAGATGCGCGAAGAGATGGATGAATTGGACGAGGCGCGCGCCCGCGATAATCACGACGACATGACCGAGGAATTCGGCGATCTGATGTTCGTCATGGCCAATCTCGCCCGCCACCTTCGAATTGATCCCGAAGCCGCTCTGCGCGCCGCGAACGAAAAATTCATCAGACGATTTTCATACATCGAACACACGCTGAAGGCGAACGGGCGCAGGCCGCAGGACAGTGATCTGGCCGAAATGGACGCGCTTTGGAACGAGGCGAAATTGCAGGAATAG